From the Planktothricoides raciborskii GIHE-MW2 genome, the window GGTATCGTGGGCACTCACGGCATGGAAACTGATGCTTATGCCGTCAGCACTAATTATATGTTTGCCTTGGGTTTGTCCGATACCTTTGGCCGAGATGGGGACTTACTCGCGGTCATGTTTGGTCAACCACCGAAATTAGTCGAATATGATGACTTTGATATTTCGTCAGGGTTAGCGGATCAAGGGCAATCTTATCACATTGAAGCCTTTTATCGCTTCAAAATCAATGACAAAGTGACCATTACTCCGGGCTTCTTCATGGTGACAAACCCAGGAAATATCGAAGATAATAACAATATCTATGTGGGCGCCCTTCGTACCACATTTCGCTTTTAATTTTTCTGCCCAATCCTTCGGTAAATAATATGTGGCTACTAAAACAAATTCCCGCAATTTTCATATTTTCGGCCTGTCTGGGTTTAAACCTGAACTTATCAGGAATAGGGGCTGCTCATGCCCAATCCTCTGAACCATCAGAGCAAATAATTGCCCAAGCAACGGACAGCCAAGCAGCCCCGCGCCGTCGCATCAAACCTTCTTTTTTTGAAGAAGAAAGAAGACCAAAATTTGGCTTTGGTGACTTTCTCGACTCCGCCTTAAATGGCGTCGAAAATGCCTTTGGTGCCGATGATACCACCCAAATCATTCAAGGCATTGCCTTTGATACCATATCCATTCCCGTGTTACAAGGAATCGCTGGAACTTTAACGGTCAGTGACTTTAAAGATAACAATATCGGCACATTTTTGAACACCACTTTGATTGGCGAAGGGGTGAATTTAAGCTTCACCAATAGTCAACCAAATTCCGACCAACGCACCGGCACCATTACCGTCAATGGAACGGTCAGCAGTGGCAGCGGAACTTTGACTTTTAACAACGAAGTCAGACAATATAACGCTGGTTTTAGTAATAAAGGAAATGATGTCAGTGCGGTATTCTTAATTGTCGATCCCAACGATCCGAGTCGGTCAATTTTTATTCAACTGCCGCGCACGACTGTTGAAGGGGCAAATGACCTAAATGATGATGATGATGTCGTCTCCGGTCGGGCAAGTTTATCCATTGGTTTACCGAGCGATCGCTAATTTTTTGCCCTGACCAGAAATCCCTATCCCAAATTAGGATAGGGATTAAAAAACCCGGTTTTTGAACCAAATTTCTCTGTGTTCTGATTTCTCTGTGTCCTTTGTGTCTCTGTGGTTCAAATTATCCGGTTTAGAAATCTTCCCGAAATCCTATACCTCTAATTAAAACTATTCACAATATAATATTATGACTTCATCTAACTTAGAAAATGCGGCCAGCAGAATTATTGAAAGTCGGATTAAAGCGGCTACGGTTTACACCAATCAAGCTTTAGTCGTGCGCCAGTCCCAACTTGAATTGACCGGAGCAGAACAGGAGTTAATTATTGAAGGATTGCCCCTGAGTTTGCAACAAGATTCGGTGAGAAGTCGGGGGGTTGGCAATGTGCCGGTGAAAATATTAGGTGTACAAACTGAGCAAGTTTTTTCTTCAGAACCCATTGAACAACGGACTGCCGAAATTAACCAGGAAATTCAGGCGATCGCAGCGGAAATACAAAAACTTGAAGATCAAATCGTCGGGATTAATTTACAGCGCAATTTTGTGCAAGATTTGGGAAGTAAATATCTAGAACGATTTTCCAGCTTGCAACCTCCTAATGAAGTGAATTTAGACGAAATTAGCCGGTTATTAGGATTTATTGGCAGCCAAGACCAATCATTAGCCGGTCAAATTACTCAGTATAAACAAGAAAAAGCTAACCGGGAAAATCAATTAGAGGTTTTGCGCGATCGCCTGAAACAAGTCCAAACCAAAACCAACCGCGATCGCTACAGTCATTATCGCATTCTCCTAGCCATTGAACCGGAAAGCGCCGGAACTTTTGAACTGGAAATTTCTTATTTAGTCAACTATGCCAGTTGGAGTCCACTTTATGATATTCGCAGCAATACCACAGGGGATCAACTGCATTTAACTTATTTGGCGGAAGTAAAACAAAAAACCGGCGAAGATTGGATCGGAATTAACTTAACTTTATCCACGGCAAAACCTTCCCTGGGAAAACTGCCCAATAAATTAAAACCTTTCTTTATTCAAAGTGGCGGTTTTCGTACCCGTGAATCCGCCGATGAATTGGCTGGAAGACCAAGGTCTTATCCCGCTGAATTTTTTGAATTAGACGCACTATTAGAAGAACCAGTTCCATCAATGGATTTAAGTGCTGAGGTAAAAATAGAAGCGGAACAAGCGATCGCTGAAACGACTCAAGTCGGAGGAATTGTCACATTTTCTTTAGAGCGAAATTCCACAATTCCCAGTGACGACCAAGCCCATAAAGTCATGCTCTATCAGACTCATTATGCTGGTCAACCGCAACATATTACCGTACCTCGGTTAGATAGTTGTGCTTATCTAGAAACTCAAGCTATAAATCCCGCCGATGGTGCAACCTTACTCCCCGGTAAAGCGAATATTTTCCGGGATAATACCCTAGTCGGAACCACCGAGTTAGAGCATATTTCTCCCGGTCAATCCTTTAAAGTTTATTTAGGTATTGATGAAAGTATCAAAGTCAGTCGGGACTTAGTTAAACGAGAAGTTGAATCAATCGGCACTTATCGCCGGATTAATTACAGTTACCGAATTCGCCTGAGCAATTTACGCGCTGAGGAAACCAAAATCCGAGTAATTGAACAATTGCCCGTCAGTCGGGATGAACGAATTAAAGTTCGCTTGTTGCGGACTCAACCAGAAATTCTCGAAGGAGAAATGGGAACCTTAGAATGGTTATTAGTGTTAGCCCCGAAATCCCAACCAGAATCTCGCCAAGAGATAGCTTACCAATCCAGTACAGAATATCCGACTAATTTAGCGATCGAATATTCATCCTAAGTTTCATCTGCTGCCAAAATCAAGCCTCGTAGGTAGGGCAAAAGCCTACCTACTTTCCCAATACAGGACAAAAGCTCACGCGATCGCATCCCTGATTTTTTCTTAAAGATTTGTTACATCCTGGGGGTATCAGCATATAAACCTTAAATGAAAAAGATAAAATAAGAATAGATCGACTGAAAATTCAGGGAATGTCAACTATGAATCTCAAACCAATATTTTTATTTACAATTGGAGGAATAATTGCCGTTCAAATTACCGAAATAAACTTTATCTTTAATGCCAAAACACCATTGCCATCAGGCACATTTTTAGCCCAAAAAACCACCCCAAACAGTGACAGCAACCCCAGCCATAATCAACCCCAAGAAACTGGGCGCAGTCGGCGTCAAGACGTGAAATATCGATTTTAATGCAACAGCGACAACCAAACCATTCTGGCATTATATAAACGGATACGCAGCCGCAGCAGTAGCAGGGTTTCTTGGCATCGGGCTGGAGAACGGCAAATAATTCAATGGACCGAAGAAGGCGCCCAAGAGTTTGGGGAAAATTTGACCGCTTCAGAACGTTGCCGCGCTGTGAGAAAGAGGTTTAATCAGTATTGTTTGCGGCAAAGCGCTCAACCGACCTTGCCGCCATTAAGTGAAGGAGTGGTGAATGGAATGCCCGTAATTTGTGCCGCTGCGGAAGTAGAGTGTAGTCCTAATAATACTTTATGGACATTGAAAACAGAAAATCGCGATACTAATGGCCGAATTATTGCTCAACTTTTAAGTGCTTTAAAAGGAGAAGCTGGTACTGGCTTAATTTTGGAAAGTGAAGATGATTTAGAGATTACCTCAATTCTCATAGAAAGTTTGATTGATGGGATTATTATGCAGAAAAGCGATCGCCTGCCAGACCATAGTGAACCGAGCTAAATTCTGTCCCCGCTCCACTGCGAATATTAATCCGAGAATTCGGCATCGCCGTTAACAAAGCCATTTCATTAGATTGATCTAGGTCAAGGTTTACCGATGGTGCGGAGGGCGAATTATTAAAGGATGAAAGATGGGCAAAACTTAATTTTGTGCCGAGCGCGCCGATTGTGCCGATCTCGCTCAAAATTCCCAGAAAAATTACTATCCAGTATTTTGATTTTGTTAATTTCATCGTTACACCGGGCCTAAGAATCATTTAACCTAGATCGGTAACTCAAAAAGACCTGTGAATGTTCCCTAGGAGAGTAATCATGTACAAAGATCCGATAGTAGGCGAAACCTACGCCAGACACCACAACAATCTAATAGCAAAATCCTTTGTGTCCTTTGTGTCTTTGTGGTGAAAAAATAAACCACAAAGACACGAAGCACACAAAGAAAAAAACTCAGATAAATAGAGCCTTAAATATCACAATTGTATTCCCCCCATCTTAGCTGCAGCCCACTGGAAGGATCAAAATCAGCGCATTCAAAGAGGCTAACGCGACCATCGATCAAACCATAAACATGATGCCAGCCAGAATAACCAGAACTAAACTGAACGGAACTGGCATTCCCACAACTCTGAATTAGGCGATCGCTAATTGGTTTCATCAATGGTTCGGAGGAAAGCACCTCATCTTCTCCCGATCCACCCAGCCCCAAAATTAACTTATTCGGTCTTTCTCGGAGCGGCGAAAGGGAATCTCTTCTTAAAATAATTCTGTTCAGAAAACCATTTCTCACGTTGTTTAACTCCGTTCTGGCTTGGGCTAAACTTTCATGGCAACGATTACTTACCGATTCTGTGGTTTGAATCAAAAAATCTCCTCTTACCCAACCTTCTGCCCTGGATTGCTGAAAGCGAACTCGATACCACCGAGGACTCATAGGATCGGAGGAATTTGCCAATGCTGACTCTAAAATAGTCACGCGATCGCCTGCCAGACCATAGTGAACCGAGCTAAATTCTGTCCCCGCTCCACTGCGAATATTAATCCGAGAATTCGGCATCGCCGTTAACAAAGCCATTTCATTAGATTGATCTAGGTCAAGGTTTACCGATGGTGCGGAGGGCGAATTATTAAAGGATGAAAGATGGGCAAAACTTAATTTTGTGCCGAGCGCGCCGAGCGCGCCGATCTCGCCCAAAATTCCCAGAAAAATTACTATCCAGTATTTTGATTTTGTTAATTTCATCGTTACACCGGGCCTAAGAATCATTTAACCTAGATCGGTAACTCAAAAAGACCTGTGAATGTTCCCCAGGAGAGTAAATCCGAGCAAAATTAACGACATTCCAGGAATTTCATCGCCCGATCCGTGGTTAAAAAGATGCGATCACGCCCTAATTTTTCCACAAAACCGACCTTTTCTAACTTATCCATCACCGGGCTTTTCACCTCTGACATATAAAACTCGATCCCCATGTTCTCTAAATCCAAAATCAAGCTTTGTAAAGTTTCCAAAGCACTACCGTCAATTAAATTAATCGCACTGCAAACCAATAATAAAGACTTCACCTCTGGATTCCGTCGCACCGCTTGCATGACATAATTTTCCAGATACTTTGTATTCACAAAATATAAGCTTTCATCCACGCGGACGGCTAAAACATGGGGGCAAGTTTTCACCGGATGGCGTAAAATATTTCTAAAATGTTCTGTATCTTCTACCCGTCCCACAATCGCTATATGGGGTTTACTGGTTCGCCATAAGTGTAATAATAAAGAAATTACTGCACCGAGCATAATTCCTTTTTCTACACTGGTGAGTAATACCGCCACAAAAGCCGCTAACCACGCGATCGCATCAGCTTTATCATAATTCCATAAACGTTTCAATGTAGCAAAATCCAGTAAATTGCCCACAGCCACTAAAATAATCGCCGCTAAACTGGTTTGGGGCAGAAAATAAAATAACGGGGTTAAAAATAACACGGTTAGGGCTAAAATTACGGCGGTAATCATTCCCGCAAGTGCCGTATTTGCCCCCGCAGAAAAATTCACCACCGAACGACTTAAACCCCCGGTAATCGGATAACCTCCAGTAAATGCGGCAGCTATATTTGCGCCTCCCAACGCAATAAATTCCTGATTCGCATCGACTTTTTGGCCTTTTTTACTGGCTAAAAATTTACCCACCGCAAAGGCTTCCATAAATCCGACGAAGCTAATAGCTAAAGCCGGGGTACTCAAAGATTTAATAATATTAATGTCAAATAAGGGTACAGTTAGCGGTGGCAAACCTTGGGGAATATTGCCCACCACTTTAACTGCCGCTACTCGATCTAATTGTAATCCCCAAACGACTAAAGAACTGACGATCACCACAACCAGCGGGCCTGTTTTACTGATAAAGGCGATCGCATTTGGATTAACGCCCCATTTTTTCAGTTGTTCTCCCAACCCTTTTTTAAAATATAATAAACTCAGTAAGCATACTACTCCTAAACCGAGGGTAATCCCATTAGTATTGCTAAGTTGCTGCCCTAGATAATTCAAAGTCATTAAAAATGATTCTGTCTGGGTAATTTTCAAGCCAAACAAATGCTTAACTTGGCTAAAGCCGATGATAATTGCTGCCGCCGTAATAAAGCCGGAAATCACCGCTTGACTGAGAAAATTCACCAGAAATCCTAGGCGAAAAACCCCCATAAAAATCTCGATTGCCCCCACCAAAAAAGCCAAGGTAAGCGCATAAGCCAAATAGTTTGACTCATCGGGGGCTAAGGCACTAATTGCCGTTGCCACCATCAAAGAATCCACCGCAACCGGGGCAACGGATAGCATTCTCGCAGTGCCCAAAAAAGCGTAAATTACCTGGGGTAAAATACTGGCATAAAGTCCCACTTGGGGCGGCAAACCGGCCAACATTGCATAAGCCATCCCTTGAGGAATTAACAAACTAGCAACGATAATTCCTGCCGTGATATCTCCAGATAAATCTTGCCGCCGATAATTTAAACCCCAGTCTATAATTGGCAAATATTCGCTCAAAGTAGCACAAAATTTTGAGCGATCTAATTTATTAGTCATTTCTGAATATTTATAATAGTGTTTTTCTTAATTTGGCCATGTTTATATTTTAAATGAATAGGGTGGGCATTGCCCACCCTACATTGTTACTGGTTATAAGGTTATTGGTTATAGGGTAACTTGGCCAATAACTTCGCCATCATACAAGTATTGGTCGCCCCCGAAAAGACTAAACCGGCACCAACAAAACCACTCAAAAACAAAAATTTGGGATAATTCGCCCCCAGAATAGTTCCAGTTAAGACTAAGGAACCAGCGACAATTTGCACTTGGCGCATAATGCTAATGGGGGCATTTTTATTCACTTTTGTGGGATAACCGGCTTGTTTCCAAGCATTGAGCCCCCCTTCCATATGAACTACTTTTTCAAAGCCAGCCTCTAATAGTTTTTTCGCCGCTTGTCCCGAACGATTGCTACTTTGGCAATATAAAACTACTTGGGGAGAGGTTTGACGGGGTACTTTATTGGCATCAAAACTGGACAAAGGAAGTAGAGTTGCCCCGGCAATATGTTCTCCGGCAAACTCCGAAGGTTCGCGGACATCAATCAGTTGGACAAGGTTTTGGTCAATTAATTGTTTGAGGGTTTCGGCATTGACAGTTTGAATTTGTCCGTTAGCTGAGATAGTCATAGAAATTGATCCTTGGTTGATTTGATGTGATAATTTTGTCAATGATATTTCTTAGATTTTAGCGGGCCAATTTATCAAACGGAGGCAACTTGACCACAACTTTGGTTGGCGGGGACGGCTTCCATGATTTTTTTCGGGTTGGGCAGATTCAGAGAACTCATAAATTGAATGAAATTGTCGCGATCGCGCCCCACAAATCTGGGATTCAGTTGTTTTTCTTCGCCAATGGTAGAAACCATCATACCTTTGTAGTCGTGACCGGGATAAACCAAGGTTTCATCGGGTAAAGTAAACAATCTTTGGGTGACTGCATCATACAAGGTTCCCGCATCCCCACTTTGGAAATCCGTGCGTCCACATCCCCGAATAAACAAGGCATCTCCAGTCAGTACCATCTGCCGATTGACTAGATAAGCATGGTGGCTATCTGTGTGACCCAAAGTGGCGATCGCCTCGATTTCGATCTCACCCACTTTTAAAGTTTCTCCATCGGCAATATGGCGATCGGCACAACTCACCTGAGCACCTTCAGGGACGATACCGGAACAGCCAGTCAGTTCGCGCAGCTTCCCCGTTCCCGTAATATGATCCGCATGGACATGAGTTTCCAGACAATAACGCAGGGTCAAACCCAGTTCTTGAATTAACTTATAGTCACGTTCGACTTGTTCGATCACTGGATCGACCAAAACCGCTTCTTTGGTGGTGCGATCGGCGATCAGATAAGTATAGGTGCAGGATTCTTGATCAAACAGTTGTCTAAATAACATGGCTGACTTCCGGGTAGTTGTACATTGGGATAAGCAGAAAAAATGCAGAAAAAATATAGTCCGCTACCAGTCGTATCTACTGGATCGCGTTCTTATTTAATTTATCTTATTATAATTATATAGTAATATAGTAGATATGTCAAGGGAGAGCGATCGCCAAATTTTTTTGTCCCCAGTCCCCAGTCCCCAGTCCCTAGTCCCTAGTTATTTAACAAATAACAAGTAACCAGTAACCAGTAATTTTAGAAAAAATTACTCTACCTATTGATTTACTATAAAGCTATGTGGTAATATTCTGATCGTTTGACTTATGTTGCTGGCCAAACAATATTGATTTAATTATGTCATGCCAGATAATTCTTCCTGATCCCTTGGAGGCTGACCATTTGTTTCGATAAATTTTCCCCTTGGCGATCAATTCTTGCCATAGAAGTGATGACCCCTGGTTCACAATGAACGGATCCTGATTTGCTTATTTAAATTAAAATAAGCCAGTGAGCGAATTGAGTCTATATATCGATATATCGAGGATATTTTTCCTTATGCCGACCAAAATACCCGTAATTACCGATTCTTTGGCAACATTAAACCTGGATGATGCTAAAATATCCCAACTACCGCCTACCGCTCTAGGAATGGTGGCTGATTTCTTTAAAGTGCTTTCAGAAATCAGTCGAATTCAGATTTTATGTTGTTTAAAAAAAAGCCCAAAAAATGTCACAGAGATTATTGCGGAAACCGGCCTGGGGCAAGCAAATGTTTCCAAACACTTAAAGATTTTGACCCAGGCAGGCATTGTCAAAAGAGAGCCTCAAGGGGTCAACGTTTTTTATCAAATTGCTAATCCTTTTTTGTTTGAAATTTGTGACTTGGTGTGTGAGATTATCGTGGATCAAATCCAAGCAAAAAATGAACAATTTGAATCTTTAAAATAATCAATCGCTACTCAATCCATATGCCAAGTTAATGCGGACTAAAAATCTGCGGATATCAATGATTAAGCTGCGATTAAGCTGCTCTGCGAAATCATCCGTAGATTTAGTCCAGCTATCCTAAAAATCCTGATAATTCGCAACTTAGTCACTTACGGATCAAAAAAAGCCCCTGCCAGAGACTAGGGGCATTTAATAGGGTGCATTTCACTTGGTTGAGTGTTCCCTTGCGAAGGGGCAGTCCAAGCTAGATGACCAGATGGACGCAAAACAAGTTTTTAGAGTTCCACTGTTAAGTCAAGTTTTCTGGAGTTTTCCAGGGGAAATTTGACGATTTATTACGAGTCAGTAATTTGATTATTTTTTGTGGCCAAAAATAAAAGTTTTCTGTCAGAAAAATCAGCCCATTTCTCTGGTAAGCCAAGTAACCGACTGTCCATACCAACTAGAAGACAGTCGGTTACTTAGCTAAATCGGGAGATGCATTTAGGTTTGCTTATTCCACCAGTCCTGGATCTGGGTTAAAGCAGCAGCCAGGATATTGAACACAGCCCAGCTACCGGCCAAAATAATCGGAAGTAAAACAACGATGATACGCCAATCCATAATGTTGCCTCTCCTCTTTAAAGATTTGTATCAGGTTCTCATTTTTTCTATTTTGCAATCAAAGGTATTTATTTTCCAGTCCTTTGACAAAAAAATTTCATTTTCTCCAATTTGCGATGAGTAAATTTACCATGATGTGGGTTGAGGAAACCCAGGATTGTCACCTTTGTTTGCATGAACTAAGGCAAGTTTTTCATAACGGTGGGCGTGTTCGATGAGTTCCGCTGCTTCGTCGTCTGTCACTGTCCGAACTCGTTTGGCGGGAATTCCCACCATGAGCGATCGCGCCTCCACATCTTTGGTGACAATTGCCCCAGCGCCAATAATACTGCCAGCGCCAACCCGGACGCCATCCATCACCACCGCCCCAATGCCAATTAAACTGCCTCGTTCAATGGTTGCCGCATGAATCACCGCCCGGTGCCCGACGGTGACACAATCTTCTAATAATGTCACCTGACCAGGATCTCCGTGGAGAATTGCCCCATCTTGAATATTGGTGCGATCGCCAATAATAATTTTTTCTACATCTCCTCGGATCACCGCCCCATACCAGACACTCGCACCA encodes:
- a CDS encoding mucoidy inhibitor MuiA family protein; the encoded protein is MTSSNLENAASRIIESRIKAATVYTNQALVVRQSQLELTGAEQELIIEGLPLSLQQDSVRSRGVGNVPVKILGVQTEQVFSSEPIEQRTAEINQEIQAIAAEIQKLEDQIVGINLQRNFVQDLGSKYLERFSSLQPPNEVNLDEISRLLGFIGSQDQSLAGQITQYKQEKANRENQLEVLRDRLKQVQTKTNRDRYSHYRILLAIEPESAGTFELEISYLVNYASWSPLYDIRSNTTGDQLHLTYLAEVKQKTGEDWIGINLTLSTAKPSLGKLPNKLKPFFIQSGGFRTRESADELAGRPRSYPAEFFELDALLEEPVPSMDLSAEVKIEAEQAIAETTQVGGIVTFSLERNSTIPSDDQAHKVMLYQTHYAGQPQHITVPRLDSCAYLETQAINPADGATLLPGKANIFRDNTLVGTTELEHISPGQSFKVYLGIDESIKVSRDLVKREVESIGTYRRINYSYRIRLSNLRAEETKIRVIEQLPVSRDERIKVRLLRTQPEILEGEMGTLEWLLVLAPKSQPESRQEIAYQSSTEYPTNLAIEYSS
- a CDS encoding COP23 domain-containing protein — protein: MRSRSSSRVSWHRAGERQIIQWTEEGAQEFGENLTASERCRAVRKRFNQYCLRQSAQPTLPPLSEGVVNGMPVICAAAEVECSPNNTLWTLKTENRDTNGRIIAQLLSALKGEAGTGLILESEDDLEITSILIESLIDGIIMQKSDRLPDHSEPS
- a CDS encoding SH3 domain-containing protein, coding for MALLTAMPNSRINIRSGAGTEFSSVHYGLAGDRVTILESALANSSDPMSPRWYRVRFQQSRAEGWVRGDFLIQTTESVSNRCHESLAQARTELNNVRNGFLNRIILRRDSLSPLRERPNKLILGLGGSGEDEVLSSEPLMKPISDRLIQSCGNASSVQFSSGYSGWHHVYGLIDGRVSLFECADFDPSSGLQLRWGEYNCDI
- a CDS encoding SulP family inorganic anion transporter is translated as MTNKLDRSKFCATLSEYLPIIDWGLNYRRQDLSGDITAGIIVASLLIPQGMAYAMLAGLPPQVGLYASILPQVIYAFLGTARMLSVAPVAVDSLMVATAISALAPDESNYLAYALTLAFLVGAIEIFMGVFRLGFLVNFLSQAVISGFITAAAIIIGFSQVKHLFGLKITQTESFLMTLNYLGQQLSNTNGITLGLGVVCLLSLLYFKKGLGEQLKKWGVNPNAIAFISKTGPLVVVIVSSLVVWGLQLDRVAAVKVVGNIPQGLPPLTVPLFDINIIKSLSTPALAISFVGFMEAFAVGKFLASKKGQKVDANQEFIALGGANIAAAFTGGYPITGGLSRSVVNFSAGANTALAGMITAVILALTVLFLTPLFYFLPQTSLAAIILVAVGNLLDFATLKRLWNYDKADAIAWLAAFVAVLLTSVEKGIMLGAVISLLLHLWRTSKPHIAIVGRVEDTEHFRNILRHPVKTCPHVLAVRVDESLYFVNTKYLENYVMQAVRRNPEVKSLLLVCSAINLIDGSALETLQSLILDLENMGIEFYMSEVKSPVMDKLEKVGFVEKLGRDRIFLTTDRAMKFLECR
- a CDS encoding rhodanese-like domain-containing protein; this translates as MTISANGQIQTVNAETLKQLIDQNLVQLIDVREPSEFAGEHIAGATLLPLSSFDANKVPRQTSPQVVLYCQSSNRSGQAAKKLLEAGFEKVVHMEGGLNAWKQAGYPTKVNKNAPISIMRQVQIVAGSLVLTGTILGANYPKFLFLSGFVGAGLVFSGATNTCMMAKLLAKLPYNQ
- a CDS encoding MBL fold metallo-hydrolase, whose protein sequence is MLFRQLFDQESCTYTYLIADRTTKEAVLVDPVIEQVERDYKLIQELGLTLRYCLETHVHADHITGTGKLRELTGCSGIVPEGAQVSCADRHIADGETLKVGEIEIEAIATLGHTDSHHAYLVNRQMVLTGDALFIRGCGRTDFQSGDAGTLYDAVTQRLFTLPDETLVYPGHDYKGMMVSTIGEEKQLNPRFVGRDRDNFIQFMSSLNLPNPKKIMEAVPANQSCGQVASV
- a CDS encoding metalloregulator ArsR/SmtB family transcription factor, with the protein product MVADFFKVLSEISRIQILCCLKKSPKNVTEIIAETGLGQANVSKHLKILTQAGIVKREPQGVNVFYQIANPFLFEICDLVCEIIVDQIQAKNEQFESLK
- a CDS encoding photosystem II protein Y, with product MDWRIIVVLLPIILAGSWAVFNILAAALTQIQDWWNKQT
- a CDS encoding gamma carbonic anhydrase family protein, translated to MIVNHINQSMTNLPNYWPIPDVSAAAFVAPTATVVGWVKLGAGASVWYGAVIRGDVEKIIIGDRTNIQDGAILHGDPGQVTLLEDCVTVGHRAVIHAATIERGSLIGIGAVVMDGVRVGAGSIIGAGAIVTKDVEARSLMVGIPAKRVRTVTDDEAAELIEHAHRYEKLALVHANKGDNPGFPQPTSW